One Beggiatoa leptomitoformis DNA segment encodes these proteins:
- the nifL gene encoding nitrogen fixation negative regulator NifL codes for MSEPQEKMTKQLLSTRLNTLTDAIEAFLANPPEGVPLEILDLFKSAVTNNDTALPPRLFFEAVEQAQVAISITDLEAKILYANPAFEQVTGYQMDHIIGKKESALSDHKTPSLVYKTLWGRLQQHKPWTGMLVNRRENGERYLAEVIIAPVLNKQGATAYYLGMHRDMTDVYHLEQKVKSQKALIESVVDSAPVVIALLNDHEKVVLDNHEYKKLVGDLRGLEPAQLFLTALKGALGNDWKDLVTNDGSFEDQEVSLDMGGNRQPRWFVCAGTWFRERDSSADAFFEVRKESYFLLVAKEITELKHRQEEVRMNALRALLAEGEVIENMRETLTGAIHQFQGPINMIAAAVGMLERRSEAKGSADPLCDALKNALSAAEQAIDNLRQSTPSLTTEAIVPVNLNELLRDVLTLSTSRFLANGVVVDWDPTPILPPMLGRIGRLRSLFKHLIDNALDAMQDNRGKLSELRVHTAVTEEGMLRIIVEDTGPGIPEHLRLKVFEPFFTTKGKAHRSAGLGLTAVQEVVNLHAGTIRIDPDYETGCRFIVQFPSVRYREAV; via the coding sequence ATGAGTGAACCACAAGAAAAAATGACTAAGCAATTACTTTCTACCCGATTAAATACATTAACGGATGCAATAGAGGCCTTTTTAGCGAATCCGCCTGAAGGTGTTCCATTAGAAATCCTAGACCTGTTTAAAAGTGCCGTGACTAATAATGACACTGCATTACCACCGCGTCTGTTTTTTGAAGCCGTTGAACAAGCACAAGTGGCTATTTCAATTACTGACTTGGAAGCAAAAATTCTATATGCAAATCCAGCATTTGAACAAGTAACTGGTTATCAAATGGATCATATTATTGGCAAAAAGGAATCAGCCCTTTCTGACCATAAAACCCCTTCTCTTGTTTACAAAACGCTCTGGGGAAGATTGCAACAACATAAACCATGGACAGGTATGTTGGTCAATCGCCGAGAAAATGGCGAGCGTTATCTTGCGGAAGTCATTATAGCCCCTGTGCTGAATAAGCAGGGAGCAACGGCTTATTATCTGGGTATGCATCGCGATATGACCGATGTTTATCACCTTGAACAAAAGGTAAAAAGCCAGAAGGCCTTGATTGAATCCGTTGTCGATTCCGCGCCTGTCGTGATTGCCTTATTAAATGACCATGAAAAAGTGGTGTTGGATAATCATGAGTATAAAAAATTAGTCGGCGATTTACGCGGATTAGAACCTGCACAACTCTTTTTAACCGCTCTTAAAGGTGCGTTAGGCAATGATTGGAAAGATTTAGTGACTAACGATGGGAGTTTTGAAGACCAAGAAGTAAGCCTAGATATGGGCGGTAATCGCCAACCCCGCTGGTTTGTTTGTGCTGGCACATGGTTTAGAGAACGTGATAGCAGTGCTGATGCGTTTTTTGAAGTGAGGAAAGAAAGTTATTTTTTATTAGTGGCTAAGGAAATAACCGAGTTGAAACACCGCCAAGAAGAAGTTCGCATGAATGCCTTACGGGCATTATTGGCAGAGGGTGAAGTTATTGAAAATATGCGTGAAACCCTAACGGGTGCTATCCATCAATTTCAAGGTCCAATCAATATGATTGCGGCGGCAGTTGGTATGCTGGAACGACGTTCCGAAGCTAAAGGCTCTGCCGATCCTCTGTGTGACGCGCTGAAAAACGCCTTATCAGCCGCTGAGCAAGCGATTGATAACTTACGGCAAAGCACCCCCAGTTTAACAACAGAGGCTATTGTACCTGTTAATTTAAACGAACTGCTCCGCGATGTGTTAACCCTTTCTACCAGCCGTTTTCTAGCCAATGGTGTCGTTGTTGATTGGGATCCAACCCCAATATTACCCCCCATGCTCGGTCGGATAGGTCGCTTGAGAAGTTTATTTAAACATCTGATAGATAATGCTTTAGACGCTATGCAAGATAATCGTGGTAAACTATCCGAACTGCGCGTTCATACCGCAGTAACCGAAGAGGGAATGCTCAGGATTATCGTAGAAGATACAGGACCTGGTATTCCTGAACACCTTCGTTTGAAAGTCTTTGAACCGTTCTTTACCACTAAAGGTAAAGCACACCGCAGTGCAGGCTTAGGACTAACCGCTGTACAAGAAGTCGTCAACCTCCATGCGGGGACAATACGGATCGATCCAGACTATGAAACGGGATGTCGGTTTATTGTTCAGTTTCCAAGTGTGCGTTATCGGGAAGCGGTATAA
- a CDS encoding RnfH family protein: MNVGIAYADANQQVWLRLEVPDGSSVEEAINLSGILKRFPHIDLEKQKVGVYGKIVGLDMTLQESDRVEIYRPIIADPKTVKRRDRDDDDDDDD; the protein is encoded by the coding sequence ATGAATGTAGGAATTGCTTATGCAGATGCAAATCAACAAGTTTGGTTGCGCCTTGAAGTGCCTGATGGAAGTTCTGTTGAAGAAGCCATTAATTTATCGGGTATTCTAAAACGCTTTCCACACATCGATTTAGAAAAACAAAAAGTGGGTGTGTATGGAAAGATTGTTGGTTTAGACATGACGCTACAAGAAAGCGATCGTGTAGAAATTTATCGCCCTATCATTGCCGACCCTAAAACGGTTAAAAGACGAGATCGGGATGACGATGATGATGACGATGATTAA
- a CDS encoding electron transport complex subunit E has translation MATNYGKIMRDGIWDNNPVLAQQLALCPTLAVTTTATNGLGMGLSTLLVLILTNLVIALVRDIVTPEVRIPVFIVLIAAVVTVIDMAINAFLHDLYKVLGLFIPLIVTNCVILGRAESFASRNTISASIVDGFAMGLGFTMMLTVMGAIREVIGSGTLFSQASLLLGQSFSFLEMTIIPDYKGYLLMILPPGGFLVMGFLIAAKRVWETRAKTTVAPILDSVETSAT, from the coding sequence ATGGCAACTAACTACGGTAAAATTATGCGTGATGGTATTTGGGATAATAATCCTGTACTTGCGCAACAATTAGCCCTTTGTCCAACCCTTGCGGTTACAACAACGGCAACCAATGGATTGGGCATGGGCTTATCCACCTTATTAGTACTGATTCTAACCAATCTGGTGATTGCGTTAGTCCGTGATATTGTAACGCCTGAAGTACGCATTCCTGTTTTTATCGTACTCATTGCGGCTGTTGTTACGGTCATTGACATGGCGATTAATGCGTTTTTACATGACCTCTACAAAGTTTTGGGCTTGTTTATCCCTTTAATTGTAACCAACTGCGTGATTTTGGGACGAGCAGAATCATTCGCCTCCCGCAATACCATTTCGGCATCAATCGTTGACGGATTTGCAATGGGGTTAGGATTTACCATGATGTTGACTGTCATGGGGGCGATTCGTGAAGTAATTGGAAGCGGCACATTATTTTCCCAAGCCTCTTTGCTGTTAGGACAAAGTTTTTCCTTCTTAGAAATGACAATTATTCCTGATTACAAAGGTTATTTGCTCATGATATTGCCCCCCGGTGGTTTTTTAGTAATGGGGTTTTTAATCGCAGCAAAACGGGTTTGGGAAACACGTGCCAAAACGACCGTTGCACCAATCTTAGACTCCGTGGAAACATCCGCAACTTAA
- the rsxG gene encoding electron transport complex subunit RsxG, whose translation MTKGIKNPSYRNRIGYHSGLLGSVGLLASAILVVANVETHEPIAKAKAAEKQASIEQVLPASIHDNDFLKDAVEIPLADGSTRQIYVAKKEGVLTGIAFETAGNGYAGAINIIIGIDKDGNVLGVRTLAHKETPGLGDKIEASKSDWINSFTGKSLSSPDEKGWKVKKDGGIFDQFTGATITPRGVVHAVKDCLDFYALKKADILAAVNKPVAEGTVPTGESSHGN comes from the coding sequence ATGACAAAAGGTATTAAAAACCCCAGCTATCGTAATCGTATCGGCTACCACAGTGGTTTATTGGGTAGTGTTGGTTTGTTAGCCAGTGCTATTTTGGTGGTTGCTAACGTTGAAACCCACGAACCCATTGCAAAGGCAAAAGCCGCAGAGAAACAAGCGTCTATTGAGCAAGTTCTCCCCGCATCTATTCATGACAATGATTTTTTAAAAGATGCCGTTGAAATACCACTGGCTGATGGTTCTACACGTCAAATCTATGTTGCTAAAAAAGAAGGTGTGTTAACAGGTATTGCTTTTGAAACCGCAGGCAATGGCTATGCAGGTGCAATTAATATCATCATAGGCATAGATAAAGACGGCAATGTCTTAGGTGTGCGGACGTTAGCCCATAAAGAAACCCCCGGATTGGGTGACAAGATTGAAGCGAGTAAATCTGATTGGATTAATAGCTTTACAGGTAAATCGTTGAGTAGCCCTGATGAAAAGGGTTGGAAAGTCAAGAAAGATGGTGGCATTTTTGACCAATTCACAGGCGCGACCATTACCCCACGCGGTGTGGTTCATGCTGTGAAAGACTGTTTAGATTTTTATGCATTGAAGAAAGCCGACATTTTAGCGGCCGTTAATAAACCCGTTGCTGAGGGGACAGTACCCACAGGAGAAAGCAGTCATGGCAACTAA
- a CDS encoding RnfABCDGE type electron transport complex subunit D codes for MNPEIIVSGPHTHAPTTVAIVMRQVIYALIPATVFGIILFGWSALLLLLVSLAAALATEAACLYLMGKPIKPFLNDGSAVLTGWLIALTLPPWAPWWIAVVGVVFALGIGKHLFGGLGQNIFNPAMLARVMLLIAFPVEMTTWIHPTPLFSENAPGLLSSLGITFGGSIPNIDGFSGATPLGHVKTELTLHQTVPHVLQDYNPLYSFLGWTSGSLGETSALLILLGGLYLIYKRVITWHIPVSMLLTSLVLATLFSFINPDRYTDGLYHVLNGGAMLAAFFIATDYVTSPSSKMGQILFGVGIGVIEYTIRTWGGFPEGVGFAVLLMNALAPLIDHYVRPRIYGRTYRGKPIDVSSRS; via the coding sequence ATGAATCCTGAGATTATTGTGAGTGGTCCTCACACCCACGCGCCTACCACAGTAGCAATTGTGATGCGTCAAGTTATTTACGCACTCATTCCAGCGACGGTATTTGGCATTATTTTGTTTGGCTGGTCTGCCCTTTTATTATTGCTAGTTTCACTAGCAGCAGCATTAGCGACTGAAGCAGCCTGTTTGTACTTGATGGGCAAGCCTATCAAACCATTTTTAAATGATGGTTCTGCTGTGCTGACAGGTTGGCTTATTGCCTTGACTTTACCGCCTTGGGCCCCTTGGTGGATTGCTGTTGTTGGGGTGGTATTTGCGTTAGGTATCGGCAAGCATTTGTTTGGTGGTTTGGGACAAAATATTTTTAATCCTGCGATGTTAGCACGGGTTATGCTGTTGATAGCCTTTCCTGTAGAAATGACAACATGGATTCATCCAACCCCCTTATTTTCTGAGAACGCGCCCGGACTTTTAAGCAGTTTAGGCATTACTTTTGGCGGTAGTATTCCTAATATCGATGGTTTTAGCGGTGCAACACCTTTAGGACATGTTAAAACAGAATTGACGTTACATCAAACAGTTCCCCATGTTTTACAAGACTATAACCCGTTATATTCTTTTCTGGGTTGGACGAGTGGCAGTTTAGGAGAAACCTCCGCGCTGTTAATTTTATTGGGTGGTTTATACCTCATTTATAAACGAGTCATTACTTGGCATATTCCTGTTTCAATGCTCCTAACTTCATTGGTGTTGGCAACCTTATTTAGCTTTATAAATCCCGATAGATATACCGATGGTCTGTATCATGTTCTAAATGGTGGCGCAATGTTAGCCGCTTTCTTTATTGCAACGGATTATGTCACTTCGCCTTCCAGTAAAATGGGACAAATTCTCTTTGGGGTCGGTATTGGTGTGATTGAATATACCATTCGGACGTGGGGCGGTTTCCCTGAAGGAGTGGGTTTTGCTGTGCTATTGATGAATGCCCTCGCGCCTTTAATAGACCATTATGTTCGCCCCCGTATTTATGGTCGAACCTATCGCGGCAAACCCATTGACGTTAGCTCACGTTCTTAA
- the rsxC gene encoding electron transport complex subunit RsxC, producing the protein MKLFKFHGGVHPEEHKRVTSVKPIRVMPIPSHLYVPLQQHIGAPAEPSVKVGDVVLKGQLLAHSQGAISAPIHAPTSGTIVEIGEYPAPHPSGLPVRTIVLAADGEDKWLESPINDADPLQASSAEIALRVGAAGIVGMGGATFPSAVKLRLGSKHKIHTLVLNGGECEPYLTCDDRLMQEHADGIVDGARIILHTIGAEKALLVVEDNKPAAIVALQKACGFMGNMQVVQVPAQYPMGSEKHMIKAVTGLEVPAGGLGADIGVLVHNMGTAYAVHQAIRHNRPLISRVITVGGGAVKEPQNVEVPIGALLSDVIAFCGGLVEAPARILMGGPMMGQMMPSLNIPVVKGSSGIIALTAEEVAANTTMPCIRCGSCVSACPCGLLPLQMAAHAKAGNLEQVVDFGLVDCVSCGCCSYVCPSHIPLVQYFNYAKGEIAARQQAKHKAQENRRLVEQRNQRLEREVQAKAEAAAKRKAAKAAKSINAELSLD; encoded by the coding sequence ATGAAGTTGTTTAAGTTTCATGGTGGCGTTCATCCTGAAGAACATAAGCGAGTCACCAGTGTAAAACCCATTCGGGTGATGCCCATTCCCTCACATTTATATGTGCCGTTACAACAACACATAGGCGCACCTGCTGAGCCGTCAGTGAAAGTGGGCGATGTGGTTTTAAAAGGTCAGTTGTTGGCACATAGTCAGGGTGCGATTTCTGCGCCCATTCACGCGCCAACATCAGGAACTATTGTAGAGATTGGCGAATATCCCGCACCACATCCTTCTGGATTGCCTGTTAGAACCATTGTGTTAGCCGCTGATGGTGAAGATAAATGGTTAGAGAGTCCCATCAATGATGCAGACCCTTTGCAAGCAAGTAGTGCCGAAATCGCATTGCGTGTTGGAGCGGCGGGCATTGTGGGGATGGGGGGAGCAACCTTTCCTTCAGCGGTTAAGTTGCGTTTAGGGTCTAAACATAAAATTCATACGTTGGTTTTGAATGGGGGGGAATGCGAACCCTATTTAACGTGTGATGACCGACTCATGCAAGAACATGCTGATGGCATTGTGGATGGCGCACGGATTATTTTACATACCATTGGTGCTGAAAAAGCCTTGTTAGTGGTTGAGGATAATAAACCAGCCGCTATTGTCGCTTTGCAAAAAGCCTGTGGATTTATGGGGAATATGCAAGTTGTACAAGTCCCTGCGCAATATCCAATGGGGTCTGAAAAGCACATGATTAAAGCGGTCACGGGTTTGGAAGTGCCTGCAGGTGGATTGGGTGCTGATATTGGTGTGTTAGTGCATAACATGGGAACTGCTTATGCCGTTCATCAGGCCATTCGCCATAATCGTCCGTTGATTTCCCGCGTGATTACGGTTGGTGGGGGGGCGGTTAAAGAACCTCAAAATGTTGAAGTGCCAATTGGCGCATTGCTTTCAGATGTGATTGCGTTTTGTGGTGGATTAGTAGAAGCCCCCGCCCGTATTTTAATGGGTGGACCGATGATGGGGCAGATGATGCCCTCTTTAAATATTCCAGTTGTTAAAGGTTCTAGCGGCATTATTGCACTGACGGCTGAAGAAGTCGCCGCTAATACGACAATGCCCTGTATTCGCTGTGGTAGTTGTGTTAGTGCCTGTCCTTGCGGTTTGTTGCCACTCCAAATGGCTGCCCATGCGAAAGCAGGGAATTTAGAACAAGTGGTTGATTTTGGCTTGGTTGATTGTGTGAGCTGTGGTTGTTGTTCTTATGTTTGTCCTTCACATATTCCGCTAGTGCAGTATTTTAATTATGCAAAAGGCGAAATTGCTGCACGACAACAAGCGAAACATAAAGCCCAAGAAAACCGTCGATTAGTGGAACAGCGCAATCAGCGTTTAGAACGTGAAGTACAGGCAAAAGCAGAGGCTGCTGCTAAACGTAAGGCGGCTAAAGCGGCAAAGTCTATTAACGCTGAGTTGTCTTTAGATTAA
- the rsxB gene encoding electron transport complex subunit RsxB, whose amino-acid sequence MVAAVFCLTILGFILGVGLGYAARVFKVETNPIVEEILAILPNSNCGQCGFPGCAGAADALAAGQAPITCCPPGGRALAEELAVKLNVSFDASAVEDKVPMLASIDETNCIGCARCIKHCPTDAIVGATKQIHAVIKDACTGCSACVDHCPTECLQMKPIDITLKTWRWNKPVELPVAVAA is encoded by the coding sequence ATGGTTGCTGCTGTTTTTTGCCTCACAATTTTAGGTTTTATATTGGGTGTTGGGTTGGGATATGCCGCTAGAGTTTTTAAAGTGGAAACCAATCCAATTGTTGAGGAAATTTTGGCTATTTTGCCAAACTCTAATTGTGGACAATGTGGTTTTCCTGGGTGTGCTGGGGCGGCGGACGCATTAGCAGCAGGACAAGCACCGATTACTTGTTGTCCTCCCGGTGGACGGGCATTAGCTGAAGAATTAGCTGTTAAGTTGAATGTTTCTTTTGATGCCTCGGCGGTAGAAGATAAAGTGCCTATGTTGGCATCTATTGATGAAACCAATTGCATTGGTTGCGCACGTTGCATTAAACATTGTCCAACAGATGCGATTGTTGGCGCGACAAAACAAATTCATGCGGTTATTAAAGATGCTTGTACGGGTTGTTCTGCTTGTGTGGACCATTGCCCAACAGAGTGTTTACAGATGAAGCCGATTGATATCACGTTAAAAACGTGGCGTTGGAATAAGCCTGTTGAATTGCCTGTTGCGGTTGCGGCTTAA
- the rsxA gene encoding electron transport complex subunit RsxA, with translation MSEYLLILIGTVLINNVLLSKFLGLCPFMGVSNKIDTAVSMGVATTFVLTLATIASWLMEHFILIPLNISFLRIIFFILVIAAVVQFTEMVIHKTSPTLYQVLGIYLPLITTNCAVLGVALLVIQEKLGFLPSVVYGFGSAAGFTLVMIIFAGIRERIAIANVPAAFAGSPIAFITAGLLAMAFMGFGGLSFK, from the coding sequence ATGAGTGAATATTTACTAATTTTGATTGGTACAGTGTTAATTAACAATGTTCTTTTAAGTAAGTTTTTAGGACTTTGTCCCTTTATGGGTGTATCAAACAAAATTGATACGGCTGTCAGTATGGGCGTTGCGACTACATTTGTACTCACATTGGCAACCATTGCCAGTTGGCTGATGGAACATTTCATTCTTATCCCGCTTAATATCAGTTTCTTACGTATTATTTTCTTTATTTTGGTCATTGCAGCGGTTGTGCAGTTTACGGAAATGGTCATTCATAAAACCAGTCCTACTTTGTATCAGGTTTTAGGAATTTATCTGCCACTGATTACTACAAACTGTGCGGTGTTAGGCGTGGCATTGTTGGTTATTCAGGAAAAACTGGGGTTTTTACCCAGTGTTGTTTATGGCTTTGGCTCTGCGGCGGGATTTACGCTGGTGATGATTATTTTCGCAGGGATTCGGGAACGGATTGCGATTGCTAATGTCCCTGCTGCATTTGCAGGTTCACCCATCGCCTTTATTACGGCTGGTTTATTAGCAATGGCGTTTATGGGTTTTGGTGGTTTGTCTTTCAAGTAA
- a CDS encoding oxidoreductase: MNMQKAQISIAIIGAGETGTPLLTQLSASDFINILAVADVNDNAAGMRFAREKGIKTTNDLIEVANMGEAIDIIIEVTGKNEVRDQLRQALYKTGNNHTVIMHEIIAILLMSLSQGQLVQIKHEEGLAYA, translated from the coding sequence ATGAACATGCAAAAAGCACAAATTAGTATTGCCATCATCGGCGCGGGCGAAACAGGAACTCCCCTACTCACACAACTGTCTGCCAGCGATTTTATCAATATACTTGCCGTTGCAGATGTTAATGATAACGCTGCAGGAATGCGCTTCGCCCGCGAAAAAGGGATTAAAACAACGAATGATTTAATAGAGGTTGCCAATATGGGTGAGGCAATAGACATCATTATTGAAGTGACGGGTAAAAACGAAGTCCGCGACCAACTACGACAAGCCTTATACAAAACGGGCAATAACCACACCGTCATCATGCACGAAATTATTGCTATTTTACTGATGTCCTTATCACAAGGACAATTAGTCCAAATTAAGCATGAAGAAGGACTCGCCTACGCCTGA
- the coaD gene encoding pantetheine-phosphate adenylyltransferase, with protein sequence MKIKAIYPGTFDPITLGHSDIARRAAKLFDHVIIAVAANPAKTPLFSLEERVELAQTTLADVKNIEVCGFGNLLAKFATEAGARVIVRGLRAVSDFEYEFQLAGMNRTLIPDIETIFLTPATQYTYISSSLIKEIARLGGSINDFVHPKVLDAISKKMR encoded by the coding sequence ATGAAAATTAAGGCAATCTATCCTGGAACGTTTGACCCTATCACCTTAGGACACAGTGATATAGCACGACGAGCGGCGAAGTTATTTGATCATGTTATTATCGCCGTTGCGGCTAACCCTGCTAAAACCCCCTTATTCTCCTTAGAAGAACGGGTTGAATTAGCACAAACGACATTAGCCGATGTAAAAAATATTGAAGTCTGCGGATTTGGTAATTTATTGGCAAAGTTTGCAACAGAAGCAGGGGCGCGTGTGATTGTACGTGGATTGCGTGCGGTTTCTGATTTTGAATATGAATTTCAACTAGCCGGCATGAATCGCACACTCATACCTGATATAGAAACCATTTTTTTAACCCCAGCAACGCAATACACTTACATTTCTTCTAGTTTAATTAAAGAGATTGCGCGCTTGGGCGGTTCTATTAATGATTTTGTTCACCCAAAAGTATTAGATGCGATTTCTAAGAAAATGCGCTAA
- a CDS encoding YfhL family 4Fe-4S dicluster ferredoxin — MALLITDECINCDVCEPECPNGAINQGDEIYVINPTLCTECVGHYETPQCVDVCPVDCIMTNPSHVETTDELQLKYQQLMKQTA, encoded by the coding sequence ATGGCACTTTTAATTACTGACGAATGTATCAACTGTGATGTATGCGAGCCTGAATGTCCGAATGGCGCGATTAATCAAGGGGACGAAATTTATGTGATAAACCCAACACTCTGTACGGAATGTGTTGGACACTATGAAACACCACAATGTGTTGATGTTTGTCCTGTTGATTGCATTATGACTAATCCAAGCCACGTCGAAACTACAGACGAGCTACAATTAAAATATCAACAGTTAATGAAACAAACAGCTTAA
- a CDS encoding electron transport complex subunit E yields the protein MTTEYRDIIYDGLWKNNTSLVQLLGLCPLLATTGTLINGLGLGIATTLILIATNATVSLIRHIVPNEVRIPIFVLIIAAFVTAVELLIKAFYYDLYLVLGIFIPLIVTNCFVIGRAEAFASRHSVDKAMLDGLMMGLGFTFALVLLGGLRELLGHGTLFAQAEIMFGEFGKTMTLTIFENYKGFLIAILPPGAFFGLALLVVLKNMIDQRLNKRVVKVTTTQEKTVLTAS from the coding sequence ATGACCACTGAATACCGTGACATTATTTATGATGGTTTGTGGAAAAATAATACAAGCCTTGTGCAACTGTTGGGTTTATGCCCGTTACTTGCAACGACAGGTACATTGATTAATGGGCTAGGATTAGGCATTGCAACAACGTTAATTTTGATTGCAACGAATGCAACCGTTTCCCTTATTCGTCATATTGTACCGAACGAAGTACGTATTCCTATTTTTGTGTTAATTATTGCTGCTTTTGTCACGGCTGTAGAATTGTTGATTAAAGCCTTTTACTACGATTTATATTTAGTGTTGGGGATTTTTATCCCTTTGATTGTTACTAATTGCTTTGTGATTGGACGGGCTGAGGCATTTGCTTCACGGCATTCTGTGGATAAAGCCATGTTAGATGGTTTAATGATGGGGTTAGGCTTTACTTTTGCGTTGGTATTATTAGGCGGATTGCGGGAATTATTGGGGCATGGGACTTTATTTGCGCAGGCTGAAATCATGTTTGGCGAATTTGGAAAAACCATGACTTTAACTATTTTTGAGAATTATAAAGGGTTTTTAATCGCCATCCTGCCACCGGGTGCATTTTTTGGGTTAGCACTATTGGTTGTATTGAAAAATATGATAGACCAACGCTTAAACAAGCGCGTTGTAAAGGTGACAACAACACAGGAAAAAACCGTTTTAACCGCTTCTTAG
- the gspG gene encoding type II secretion system major pseudopilin GspG produces the protein MQKQTGFTLLEMLVVLVIIGLLAGLVGPRLMGQAETAKIKTTDTQVKMLKGSLDTMRLDIGRYPTTEEGLALLAVAPQDQVIKTLWKGPYVDGAVPLDPWNHAYQYSNVKSANGNPFTLYSFGADGQKGGTDENTDIGFLATN, from the coding sequence ATGCAGAAACAAACAGGTTTTACCTTGCTAGAAATGTTAGTTGTACTGGTTATTATCGGTTTATTAGCAGGTTTAGTCGGTCCACGTTTAATGGGACAAGCCGAAACGGCAAAAATCAAAACGACAGATACACAGGTGAAAATGTTAAAGGGTTCATTAGATACCATGCGTTTAGACATTGGACGTTATCCAACGACTGAAGAAGGCTTAGCTTTACTCGCTGTCGCACCACAAGACCAAGTTATCAAAACGTTATGGAAAGGTCCTTACGTTGACGGGGCTGTTCCATTAGACCCTTGGAATCATGCGTATCAATATAGCAATGTAAAAAGTGCAAACGGCAATCCATTCACGCTCTATTCCTTTGGAGCGGATGGGCAAAAAGGTGGCACGGATGAGAACACAGATATTGGTTTTTTAGCGACAAACTAA